From Carassius auratus strain Wakin chromosome 1, ASM336829v1, whole genome shotgun sequence, the proteins below share one genomic window:
- the LOC113046895 gene encoding malate dehydrogenase, cytoplasmic-like isoform X1: protein MLTLLSAMYLVTRTASAQAEPIRVLVTGAAGQIAYSLLYSIAKGDVFGKDQPIILVLLDISPMLPVLDGVVMELQDCALPLLREVIPTDKVEVGFKDLDAAILVGSMPRKEGMERKDLLKANVAIFKTQGEALEKYAKKTVKVLVVGNPANTNCLIASKSAPSIPKENFSCLTRLDHNRARSQVAMRVGVPSDSVKNVIIWGNHSSTQYPDVHHAIVNNHGKEMSAFDAVNDESWLKGDFITTVQQRGAAVIKARKLSSAMSAAKAICDHMRDIWFGTPDGEWVSMGIYSTGNSYGVPDDLMYSFPVMIKNKTWKVVDGLVINDFSRGKMDSTAAELVDERDTALTFLGA from the exons ATGTTGACCCTGTTGTCGGCTATGTACTTGGTGACGCGCACGGCTTCGGCGCAG GCCGAACCGATCCGTGTGCTGGTGACTGGCGCAGCCGGACAGATCGCTTATTCTCTGCTCTACAGCATTGCTAAAGGAGATGTGTTCGGCAAGGACCAG CCAATCATCTTGGTGCTACTGGATATCAGTCCCATGCTGCCCGTGCTGGATGGAGTCGTCATGGAGCTGCAGGATTGTGCTCTTCCACTTCTGAGGG AGGTGATTCCCACTGATAAGGTTGAGGTGGGCTTCAAGGATCTTGACGCTGCCATCTTGGTGGGCTCTATGCCAAGAAAAGAGGGCATGGAGAGGAAGGACCTACTGAAGGCTAACGTGGCCATTTTTAAAACCCAAGGTGAAGCACTGGAGAAGTACGCCAAGAAGACTGTCAAG GTGCTAGTTGTCGGAAACCCAGCcaacaccaactgtttgattgCCTCCAAATCAGCTCCCTCTATTCCTAAGGAGAACTTCTCCTGCCTGACCCGTCTGGACCATAACAGGGCCCGATCTCAG GTGGCGATGCGTGTTGGTGTGCCCTCTGACAGTGTGAAGAATGTGATTATCTGGGGAAATCACTCCTCAACTCAGTACCCAGATGTGCACCACGCTATCGTGAACAATCATGGGAAAGAGATGTCCGCTTTTGATGCAGTGAATGATGAAAGCTGGCTGAAGGGCGACTTCATCACC ACGGTGCAGCAGAGAGGTGCAGCTGTCATTAAGGCAAGGAAGCTCTCCAGTGCAATGTCTGCTGCAAAAGCCATCTGTGACCACATGAGGGACATCTGGTTCGGCACTCCAGAT GGTGAGTGGGTGTCTATGGGCATCTACTCCACTGGTAATTCCTATGGAGTTCCTGATGACCTCATGTACTCCTTCCCTGTTATGATTAAG AACAAAACCTGGAAGGTCGTTGACGGACTCGTCATAAATGATTTCTCCCGTGGTAAGATGGATAGCACTGCAGCTGAGCTGGTAGATGAGAGAGACACAGCACTCACCTTCCTTGGAGCATGA
- the LOC113046895 gene encoding malate dehydrogenase, cytoplasmic-like isoform X2: MAEPIRVLVTGAAGQIAYSLLYSIAKGDVFGKDQPIILVLLDISPMLPVLDGVVMELQDCALPLLREVIPTDKVEVGFKDLDAAILVGSMPRKEGMERKDLLKANVAIFKTQGEALEKYAKKTVKVLVVGNPANTNCLIASKSAPSIPKENFSCLTRLDHNRARSQVAMRVGVPSDSVKNVIIWGNHSSTQYPDVHHAIVNNHGKEMSAFDAVNDESWLKGDFITTVQQRGAAVIKARKLSSAMSAAKAICDHMRDIWFGTPDGEWVSMGIYSTGNSYGVPDDLMYSFPVMIKNKTWKVVDGLVINDFSRGKMDSTAAELVDERDTALTFLGA; encoded by the exons ATG GCCGAACCGATCCGTGTGCTGGTGACTGGCGCAGCCGGACAGATCGCTTATTCTCTGCTCTACAGCATTGCTAAAGGAGATGTGTTCGGCAAGGACCAG CCAATCATCTTGGTGCTACTGGATATCAGTCCCATGCTGCCCGTGCTGGATGGAGTCGTCATGGAGCTGCAGGATTGTGCTCTTCCACTTCTGAGGG AGGTGATTCCCACTGATAAGGTTGAGGTGGGCTTCAAGGATCTTGACGCTGCCATCTTGGTGGGCTCTATGCCAAGAAAAGAGGGCATGGAGAGGAAGGACCTACTGAAGGCTAACGTGGCCATTTTTAAAACCCAAGGTGAAGCACTGGAGAAGTACGCCAAGAAGACTGTCAAG GTGCTAGTTGTCGGAAACCCAGCcaacaccaactgtttgattgCCTCCAAATCAGCTCCCTCTATTCCTAAGGAGAACTTCTCCTGCCTGACCCGTCTGGACCATAACAGGGCCCGATCTCAG GTGGCGATGCGTGTTGGTGTGCCCTCTGACAGTGTGAAGAATGTGATTATCTGGGGAAATCACTCCTCAACTCAGTACCCAGATGTGCACCACGCTATCGTGAACAATCATGGGAAAGAGATGTCCGCTTTTGATGCAGTGAATGATGAAAGCTGGCTGAAGGGCGACTTCATCACC ACGGTGCAGCAGAGAGGTGCAGCTGTCATTAAGGCAAGGAAGCTCTCCAGTGCAATGTCTGCTGCAAAAGCCATCTGTGACCACATGAGGGACATCTGGTTCGGCACTCCAGAT GGTGAGTGGGTGTCTATGGGCATCTACTCCACTGGTAATTCCTATGGAGTTCCTGATGACCTCATGTACTCCTTCCCTGTTATGATTAAG AACAAAACCTGGAAGGTCGTTGACGGACTCGTCATAAATGATTTCTCCCGTGGTAAGATGGATAGCACTGCAGCTGAGCTGGTAGATGAGAGAGACACAGCACTCACCTTCCTTGGAGCATGA
- the LOC113046996 gene encoding UTP--glucose-1-phosphate uridylyltransferase-like isoform X1 — MSVVSALYRNGPNAGMVEFQEKLRLQQESSMHTELEKLLTTAKPSETEISRKDFEGFTRLFHRFLQEKGPSIDWAKIQRPPEDSVQPYEKIKLKGLPADVASSLNKLAVVKLNGGLGTSMGCKGPKSLISVRNENTFLDLTVQQIEHLNKSYNADVPLVLMNSFNTDEDTKKILQKYTHNRVKIHTFNQSRYPRINKESLLPVATNMGLTGENEEAWYPPGHGDIYTSFYNSGLLDKLIAEGKEYIFVSNIDNLGATVDLHILNHLMNQPGDKRCEFVMEVTDKTRADVKGGTLTQYDGKLRLLEIAQVPKAQVDEFKSVTKFKIFNTNNLWISLPAIKRLHEKNAMDMEIIVNPKTLDGGLNVIQLETAVGAAMKSFDNVLGINVPRSRFLPVKTTSDLLLVMSNLYSMNAGSLTMSPKREFPTTPHVKLGSSFTKVRDFLKRFESIPDMLELDHLTVSGDVTFGKQVTVKGTVIIIANHGDRIDIPAGAMLENKIVSGNLRILDH; from the exons atgtctGTTGTTTCTG ctCTGTACAGAAACGGCCCTAATGCAGGGATGGTGGAGTTTCAGGAGAAGCTGAGATTGCAGCAAGAGAGCTCCATGCACACAGAGCTGGAGAAGCTGCTGACCACTGCCAAACCATCAGAGACGGAG ATCTCCAGGAAGGACTTTGAGGGCTTCACTCGGCTCTTTCACCGTTTCCTTCAGGAGAAGGGGCCGTCTATTGACTGGGCCAAGATCCAGAGACCCCCCGAAGACTCA GTTCAGCCCTATGAGAAGATCAAGTTGAAGGGTCTTCCTGCCGATGTGGCGTCCAGTCTTAATAAACTGGCTGTGGTGAAGCTCAATGGAGGTTTGGGGACCAGCATGGGCTGCAAAGGACCCAAAAGTCTCATCAGTGTCCGTAACGAAAACACTTTCCTGGACCTGACTGTACAGCAGATCGAG CATCTGAATAAGTCGTATAATGCAGACGTGCCACTGGTGCTCATGAATTCCTTCAACACAGATGAAGACACCAAGAAGATCCTGCAGAAGTACACACACAACCGCGTCAAGATACACACCTTCAACCagagcag GTATCCCAGGATCAATAAGGAGTCTTTGTTGCCCGTGGCCACTAACATGGGCCTGACAGGAGAGAATGAGGAGGCCTGGTATCCTCCTGGCCATGGAGACATCTACACCAGCTTCTACAACTCCGGCCTGCTGGACAAGCTGATCGCGGAAGGGAAGGAGTACATCTTTGTGTCCAACATTGACAACCTGGGCGCCACGGTGGACCTGCACATCTTGAACCACCTGATGAACCAGCCCGGCGACAAACGCTGTGAATTTGTGATGGAGGTCACCGATAAGACTCGAGCTGATGTGAAG GGTGGCACGCTGACACAGTACGACGGTAAACTCAGGCTGCTGGAGATCGCACAGGTGCCCAAAGCTCAGGTAGACGAGTTTAAATCAGTCACCAAGTTCAAGATCTTCAACACCAACAACTTGTGGATCAGCCTGCCGGCCATTAAAAGGCTTCACGAAAAGAACGCCATGGACATGGAGATCATCGTTAACCCTAAG ACTCTCGACGGCGGTCTGAACGTCATTCAGCTGGAGACGGCTGTGGGCGCTGCCATGAAGAGCTTCGACAACGTGCTCGGCATCAACGTGCCCCGCAGCCGCTTCCTGCCCGTCAAGACCACCTCGGACCTCCTGCTGGTCATGTCCAACCTGTACAGCATGAACGCAGGCTCTCTGACCATGAGCCCAAAGAGAGAGTTTCCCACAACACCTCACGTCAAACTGGGCAGCTCCTTCACTAAA GTTCGAGACTTCCTGAAAAGGTTTGAGAGCATCCCAGACATGCTGGAGCTGGATCACCTGACTGTTTCAGGAGACGTTACCTTCGGAAAACAAGTCACAGTCAAG GGAACGGTGATCATTATCGCTAATCATGGAGACCGAATCGACATCCCGGCCGGAGCGATGCTGGAGAACAAGATCGTTTCAGGAAACCTGCGCATCCTGGACCACTGA
- the LOC113046996 gene encoding UTP--glucose-1-phosphate uridylyltransferase-like isoform X2, with product MVEFQEKLRLQQESSMHTELEKLLTTAKPSETEISRKDFEGFTRLFHRFLQEKGPSIDWAKIQRPPEDSVQPYEKIKLKGLPADVASSLNKLAVVKLNGGLGTSMGCKGPKSLISVRNENTFLDLTVQQIEHLNKSYNADVPLVLMNSFNTDEDTKKILQKYTHNRVKIHTFNQSRYPRINKESLLPVATNMGLTGENEEAWYPPGHGDIYTSFYNSGLLDKLIAEGKEYIFVSNIDNLGATVDLHILNHLMNQPGDKRCEFVMEVTDKTRADVKGGTLTQYDGKLRLLEIAQVPKAQVDEFKSVTKFKIFNTNNLWISLPAIKRLHEKNAMDMEIIVNPKTLDGGLNVIQLETAVGAAMKSFDNVLGINVPRSRFLPVKTTSDLLLVMSNLYSMNAGSLTMSPKREFPTTPHVKLGSSFTKVRDFLKRFESIPDMLELDHLTVSGDVTFGKQVTVKGTVIIIANHGDRIDIPAGAMLENKIVSGNLRILDH from the exons ATGGTGGAGTTTCAGGAGAAGCTGAGATTGCAGCAAGAGAGCTCCATGCACACAGAGCTGGAGAAGCTGCTGACCACTGCCAAACCATCAGAGACGGAG ATCTCCAGGAAGGACTTTGAGGGCTTCACTCGGCTCTTTCACCGTTTCCTTCAGGAGAAGGGGCCGTCTATTGACTGGGCCAAGATCCAGAGACCCCCCGAAGACTCA GTTCAGCCCTATGAGAAGATCAAGTTGAAGGGTCTTCCTGCCGATGTGGCGTCCAGTCTTAATAAACTGGCTGTGGTGAAGCTCAATGGAGGTTTGGGGACCAGCATGGGCTGCAAAGGACCCAAAAGTCTCATCAGTGTCCGTAACGAAAACACTTTCCTGGACCTGACTGTACAGCAGATCGAG CATCTGAATAAGTCGTATAATGCAGACGTGCCACTGGTGCTCATGAATTCCTTCAACACAGATGAAGACACCAAGAAGATCCTGCAGAAGTACACACACAACCGCGTCAAGATACACACCTTCAACCagagcag GTATCCCAGGATCAATAAGGAGTCTTTGTTGCCCGTGGCCACTAACATGGGCCTGACAGGAGAGAATGAGGAGGCCTGGTATCCTCCTGGCCATGGAGACATCTACACCAGCTTCTACAACTCCGGCCTGCTGGACAAGCTGATCGCGGAAGGGAAGGAGTACATCTTTGTGTCCAACATTGACAACCTGGGCGCCACGGTGGACCTGCACATCTTGAACCACCTGATGAACCAGCCCGGCGACAAACGCTGTGAATTTGTGATGGAGGTCACCGATAAGACTCGAGCTGATGTGAAG GGTGGCACGCTGACACAGTACGACGGTAAACTCAGGCTGCTGGAGATCGCACAGGTGCCCAAAGCTCAGGTAGACGAGTTTAAATCAGTCACCAAGTTCAAGATCTTCAACACCAACAACTTGTGGATCAGCCTGCCGGCCATTAAAAGGCTTCACGAAAAGAACGCCATGGACATGGAGATCATCGTTAACCCTAAG ACTCTCGACGGCGGTCTGAACGTCATTCAGCTGGAGACGGCTGTGGGCGCTGCCATGAAGAGCTTCGACAACGTGCTCGGCATCAACGTGCCCCGCAGCCGCTTCCTGCCCGTCAAGACCACCTCGGACCTCCTGCTGGTCATGTCCAACCTGTACAGCATGAACGCAGGCTCTCTGACCATGAGCCCAAAGAGAGAGTTTCCCACAACACCTCACGTCAAACTGGGCAGCTCCTTCACTAAA GTTCGAGACTTCCTGAAAAGGTTTGAGAGCATCCCAGACATGCTGGAGCTGGATCACCTGACTGTTTCAGGAGACGTTACCTTCGGAAAACAAGTCACAGTCAAG GGAACGGTGATCATTATCGCTAATCATGGAGACCGAATCGACATCCCGGCCGGAGCGATGCTGGAGAACAAGATCGTTTCAGGAAACCTGCGCATCCTGGACCACTGA